Within the Fusarium keratoplasticum isolate Fu6.1 chromosome 1, whole genome shotgun sequence genome, the region TCAGGTCGGAGTCGATATGTTACAAGACGGACAGCCTGTGTGGGCCACATGGGAAGCTTTCCTTGACACCTTGGTCGATGAGATGGGCGTACGAGTACCGGCGAGAGATTCGAGACAACACTCCCAGTCAGGTGGCGACgcaacaccaaccaccaGTACCATGCCCACCCCCGAGAGCCGTCCCAGCCCTCCTGCTCGCCAGACCCAGGATGCCGTTGTTGAGGTCGTCATCACCAGGAAAGGTATCAGCAGAACTTCCTTCGACAATAGGTATAAAGCCAAGGAGTCAGACTACCAGGTCTTTGCCAAGATGATCATCACTATCTGGGAGCTCGAGGATCGGCAAGCTTTCTTCACACTGACCTTTACCAACACCCAATCGCCAAAGTCAACGCTCTCCAACACAAAGAAGTCGATCGCGAGACCGAGtatcctcgaggctgccgagCGCAAGTCCATCTCCCACTCCAACCCGTCCTCAGTCGCATCCAGCAGAGACTCGAACTCGCCCTCGTTTCACAGCCCTGGCATTGTCACCATGTCTTCGAGCCCCTTTCCCCCGATGGGACCTCCGTCCGTTGCGTCCCATTCTAGCACACCATCACTCCTGCAGAAGATGCTGCTGATGAAAGACGCCTTATTAAACAACACCCAGATGCCCATTCTCGCAATGTGGAAGGATGGCAGTGTCACGTTCCCCAACTCCGCGGCTCGCAAATTGTTTGAGAAGGATGCACCGCTTGACACCTCAGTCAATGGCTTCGATCTCCTTCAGTACTGGCACATTTACACCGAGGACTTTTCTCGCCGATTGGATGTTGCAGAGTATCCCATCTCGACTTTGCTCAAGACCGAGACCCCCTTTAGCGGTACTCGTGTAGGAATGTATGATGAGGCTGGGAAGAAGCTGGTTTTCGACGTGCTTGGAGAGGCGATTCGGGACGATTCAACAGGTGACTTCCTTGCTGGCGTTGTCACGGGACGCGATGTTACCGTTATGACAGAAGAGATCACACAGATCAAGGAGCGGGATGAGGAACGATTTAAGCTCATCTGCGACACGATGCCTCAACTGGTCTGGACGGCAACCTCGGACGGCCTGGTGGACTTTTGGAACACTCGGTTCTACAATTACTCGGGACTCACTCCAGAGAATAGCCTCGGCAAGTCATGGGTGAATGCTTTCCACCCGGACGACCTGGTCGAGGCTCAAAGAAGGTGGAAGCATTCTTTGAATACGGGCGACCCCTACATGACGGAATACCGATGCCAAAGCAGAGATGGGCACTGGCGCTGGTTCCTCGGACGGGCATTACCTCAACGTAACAAGGAGACTGGCAAGGTTGAGAGGTGGTTTGGTAAGTTGTATACTGGCATTGTTTCATCCCCTGGCTAAACTTGGAATTAGGAACTTGTACCGACGTTCACGAGAGCATTCAGACCAAGATGAATGCCAAGCGCACACGACAGCAGCTGCTCAGCGTTATTGCTCACTCCCATGTTACCATCTTCACTGTCGACCCGAAGCGCCGAGTGACGATGCTTGAAGGCGCCTTGATTTGGAACAATACCCACGAAGAGAACCATGACGGAACGAGGTGGTTCGTTGGAGAGAACATGTACAAGGTGTTCAACCGTCTGACCGCACAACTCGCCGACGGCGAACGTCCAGAGTTCCTGGAGCCCATCGAGCTGATTCTTGACGGGCAAGTTGCCGAAGATGTCAAGGAACACGGGATTGGTAAGACTTGACTAAGTTTGAGGTTTTCAGTAGCCTTCTTCTAACTTCTGATAGACGATCGTTGGTATAGGACTCGTTTCCTCCCTATGTTTGGCAAAAAGACTCAAGAAAGCGGTGCAAAGAACGATACGTATATCGAGGGCGTTATCGGCGTCATCATGGATGTCACGGAGCTCAAGAGCCGCGAACAAGCATTGGAGAAGCAGTCCAAGGAGAAGCGAAAGGCGATAGCTAACGAAGCAGCCGCCAAGGAAGCCAACAGACTCAAGAGCCAGTTCCTGGCCAACATGTCTCACGAAATCCGGACGCCCATCACAGGTGTATTGGGAATGGCCGAGCTACTCGCTGGAATGCACCTGGACGAGGAACAGCAAGAATACGTTGAAAACATCCAAAGCTCAGCAACATCTCTCCTCACCGTCATCAATGACATCTTGGACTTTTCAAAGGTGGAGTCAGGGCGCCTCGACATTGAAGAAGTACAATTCTCGCTGTCTCATATTGTCAAGGAGGTGGGAAGAATGTTGCAGTTCGCCGTGGAACGCAAGAATCTCGATTTCCAATCAGATATCGGGGACGGCATCGAAAATGACCTGGTTGTTATTGGAGACCCTGGACGCGTACGACAGATCCTCACAAATCTCTTGACCAACAGCATCAAATTCACGAATCAAGGATACGTTAGGTTCTCGGTGGTTGCGGAGAAGGAAACGGCTGAATCCATCGAGGTCAGGTTCACGGTTGAAGATACAGGCATTGGTATTCAAGACGAGGTTCGGAAGAAGTTGTTCCAGCCGTTCAGCCAAGGCGACGCATCAACCGCAAGACGATTTGGAGGCACTGGACTGGGTTTGACCATTTGCAAGAACTTGTTGGATTTGATGCATGGACGGATCTCGCTAGAGTCCaatgttggtgttggaacCCGAGCGACGTTCTGGATCCCCTTCAACAAGCCAAGTGGCCCGGCAGAAGCTGGCCTTGCTAACGCAGGCGCTATTCCTGACCGCCTTCAATCTGAGTTGAGCATGTCTTGCAATAGCTCGGAGTATGATCAAATTGTCGGCACCCCTCCGGCGTCTGATGGAATGCAAGGAGGCTCCTCAGGATCTCGCCGGGCCCGGTTTGgtatctcatcatcatcaagtccTGACCAGGAGCTGCCCCCATCAGAAAGAGCCAAGATCCACATCTTGGTGGTTGAAGACAAGTAagtcatggatggatcgatTGGAGGAGTCTAGAGCTGACTATGACAGTCCCATCAACCAGAAGATTGCGACCAAAACAATCGGTCGACTTGGCTTCCAGGTGACGGCTGCCTGGAATGGAAAGGAAGCCCTGGAATATCTCTCTGGTGTTCACCAAGGCACCAAACCCAAGCCGGATATCATCCTGATGGATGTGCAAATGCCCATCATTGACGGATACAAGTGTACACACTTGCTGAGGCACCACCTCCCTTACAAACCTATCGTCCAAGATGTCCCTATCGTGGCCATGACAGCATCGGCGATCCAGGGCGATCGAGAGAAGTGCACTAGGGCTGGTATGGATGACTACTTGGCCAAGCCTGTTCGGAGCGTCATACTAGAGAAGATGCTGCTTCGATGGTGCCATGCTCGGCGTCGGGCATCTACAGCGCCGGATCCTTCCGCATCGGACTGTTCAGAGATGAGCGAACACTGTGACAACGCAGATATTCCACATGTCGGCATCGACGAGAACGATATGCCTCCTGTTGGACGCACGTCCGAAGacttcaacaacagcccCATTACGCCCCGGCCGTTGACGACGAACGGACAGAACGAGCCATCCCCTTTCGATACCACGGCTCCGGAACTCGCGCCTCAGTTGCGGCGGCCGGAGGGAGAGACTGAATGGTCAAACAGGCTTCAAGagaccaagctcatcgacgCTGCGGGTGGACCATCGAGCTATCGAAGGAACTCGTACCAAGAACTACAGACTGGGGACTCATTGACGGAGGAGAACATCAGCAAACTAAGGAGCGGTAACCAAGCGCCACGCCGGTAGAACGACAAGAACGTTCGGGACCTACGGCGCATTGGTCACATATGGACTGATGTATGGAGCTATCGAGGACTACATCGGCGATCTAGTTGGTCATGTTTTGTCAACACATCTACTGCTTCTCCGGTACGCACGGAGTAGCTTtcatcttcttttctctACTCGAGCATTCGCAAAGAAAAACATGCATTGCATGACGGGTTGGCGTTGGAGCAGGTCTTCTCTCTTTCACAGTGGAGAGGTCACAGAACTGCGGAGCACATACGATTCAAAAGCTTGGGGTGGGGGGGCTTTACAACAACTTGATTTAGGAGGCTCATGCTTGTTTTTTTGCCcattttatttttttatgttcgctttttttttcttcggAGAAATCATAGACGGTTCACCATTTTTGTGAGAACAAACGGGATCACCCGCATATGCCGGCGGGATCGGATGGGAGGGGGGCAAAGGAGGAGACTATTTGGATTATGATGACTTGGGATGGTATGATTTGATTAGCAGGAGGTCGGCATTTGGAGGTGGCATGTTTTTAATGAGCCATGTGGTTAGTAAAGTACAAGTAGGTAGGCAACGATGAATGATGGATGATACCTCTTTTTTGTTATACCGTCTTTCTCGATATGACCCTCGACAAGCATCTTGAACCCTCATTACCCCGACACTCCTCGCTTGCTTGTTTACTTGCTTCTTGCTAACTGATAGATCCATTTTACCCATCATGTTACACAGCCTCTCTTGCTCTTGTGCGCTGGCACCGGCATATCCACCCTTCCCTTCGGCATGTCGCTTGGCTGGCGCGTGGCTTGCTCTAGACCTCGGTCTCGATCCCAGGCTGCTTGGACGAATGCTCCAAGACGCTAGACGCCTTATCCCCAACGCGGTCGAACTTGTGCTTGATCCACTTTGCGGTACGCGGGATCTAGGCCCATCTGTCAGTCCCACGTTGTTTCTTGCATCATGCTTTTGATGCACACGCCCCCCTCCTCGCTTGCCTGCTTTTGCTTTGCTTTCCTTTGTTTTGAACGGCCAAAATAGAAGCACGACAGACGAGGAAATTGGACAGGCACAAGGGGGCCCGGAGCTTACCTTCCACTGCATGAGTCCCCGGTGCTGCCGATGCAGACGCTTGTCCCGACGTCGATAGTCGCGGAGCTGATCAACGGGACCCTGTTTGTTTCCAGCACTGCCGTCGGGGATGTCGGAGCTTTCTCCGTCCGAGTcggaggaagacgaggagctcgagtcCGAATTGCTCCCGATCGATGGTGGGCGGCGCGCGGCCCCAGACGACTCACCTTCAGAGTCGACTATGCCGGCCTCTCTCTCCATACGCCCGGCTTCGAGGTTGTCGCGTGCGGTTTCGATAACCTCGACTACATTGCGGAGGTGCTCGTCACGGCGTGTCCAGCGGGAGTGGGCGCTTCCCTGTGACAGGGTTAGCATCTGTGAGCTGTCACCTGCCTCCAAGAGTTGCAGTGGTGTCGACAAGGGACTATTTACCAAACCAGACCAGAATGTCACCTTCAACTTGATGGTGCCAAGCTTCTGGCCGCACTCTTTGAGACAACAAGCCGTAGCACGACGGAAGTCACCCTTCCATATtggcagctccagctctgtctcttcctcgtctgcAATATCCTTGAGCCAGAGGACGGAAAATGCAGCGGTGTCGTCCCCAAAGAAGCCCTTATCACGAAAGGCAATTGATAGACAGCTGCTATACCTTGATTGGACAGCCAGAGCGAGCGGCCTATCTCGCTTCGACTTCCATGTCACCATCCCTTGGTTCTCTCTGTCCTCAGTGTACATCTTGGCTGCGCTGATGCTGGTTCGAAACTTGAGCTTTGACGAGCGAAGATCCTTGGGGCAGTTGTCAACCGTTACCGTCGGTTGAACCTCGATGGTGCCGTACTGCCAGCCCAGAAGATTTCTCGGCGCCTGCAGTTGGACGCTGCGCCAGACCATTGAGAGACGGATACGCCCATGGCCAATACCGCCTGACAAGGGCCAGAAGCCCATGACCTGTGAGCGCTCACGGAAGAGCTCAGAAAGCGGTAGGTGGACAATTCCTAGCAATGGATCGTCCTCCTTCAGCCGGGCATCGCGTACAGTGACAAAcacctcggcctcgcgcCAATCACGCACGAAACGTTCGCATCCTGCATTATAGAATGGCTTTGCGTTCTGGggcttcgtcctcgtcttgaATGTCTTGCGATGGTTGAGTATGATGGTGCAGTAAGCGCTCGGCAGACCATCACCAGaatcctcctcatccgtcGCCTCAGCATCGTTCGAGGCTTGCCGCTTGTTTAGACGATCCAGCTCGAGGCCTGTGATGTTGTGGATCTGAATACTGAAAAGACCACTGGGGTAGCCATCAGGGGGTGGTGCCGAGATGATCATGGCGTCCTGCTCAGTTTTCAACTCTTGGGCCTTTTGCTGTTCGAGTTCGTTGATGTCTTGttccttcttgccctccttgagcaTGGTCTCTCGGAGTTTACGTTCGCAAGACTTGTCCACCTTCTCTTTGAGCTGTTCCATGGTGCGGATTTCGGGATCGTGAGTTTGTCTCTCAAATTGATCTTGTTGGATTCTGGTCTTGGAGTAGTAACCGACACTCCATTCGAGCTTGCCAGGCATGTTGTCACCCGACTTGAGAGCCCTGAAGCCGTCCTGTCGAGTCGACATCCGCCCGTTGGTGCTGTCGCTCCTCATCAGCTCCTTTATTCTGACCTCGATCCgtccaagatcatcatccGCAGTGAGTCTATCGGAATCCCAGAGTTGAATACGCAATCTCTCATCGATATTCAGCTCCTGTGGCGTCACCAAAACGAAGCAGGTCTCGTCCCAGTATGGTTCCATCTCGTTCTCAAGCACACGCGTGGACCAGACGGGCTTGCCAAACTTGGCCCAGCCAACAGAGACATAGGGGTCTGAACTGCCGTCCTTGACAAGCGGAATACCAGAGTCGCCCATTTTGAAATCGTATCCGCGCTTGATGTTCACAACAATTACACCAACGGCGTTGGtgtccttcttgaagtcgtCACCAGCCAACATGTCCTTGAGGTCAAGGGTAAGACTCTTGGGGGCGACATAttcagccatggcagcgTCGACGGCGGTTTGAACAAAGTTGCTGATGAAAGGAACAtccatgatgttgatggcgtGTTTGCTCAGGGGCACGCAGCTCAAGTTGACCCTGGGCTGTCCGAGAAAGGTGATTGTGCAGAGGGCGAAGAATGGCGGATCAGGAGTCAGCTGGAGGCGCATCCGCATCGTGCCAATGATGCCCTGAAGGTCCACCCAGACCGGAATCTTGATGTTTCCAGGTAGGTAAAAGGCAAGGTAAAGATGCATGTCCTTGGTGCGCTCTCTGAGAGACTTGGAACTGGATCGAGTTCGGTAGGCAAATGCCACTTCGAGGTTGATAAAGTCGCCCTCCTCAGCTTCCATACCATCCTGGACAGTGTTGCTGCTATCGGTTTCAccgtccttcttctcggtgTCGTTGTCACTCTGCTCTGCAGTCATGAGTTTCCCATCCTCACCAACTGCCCTTGCGGCAGCACCAGTAGGAAGCCACCGGATGCCAAGGATTCGCAACGCCTCGCTGCCCTGGCCAATATCATCCACGCTGACCATCCGGATGAGTTTGGGTAGTGAAGCCTGCATAACGTCTTCCAGGGTGTCTGCAAGACTGGCAAAGAGGTCGGGGTTGATGAGAGGCCATACAGAGCCAAGAAGGGAATTCAACCAAACGGTAGTCTCAGTGTCGTGGTTCTTGGATGCCTTGATAACGCCTCGCCGATGAGCGTCCCAGACTTCGTCCTGGAAAATGTTGTTGATCTTATTCGCCATCCATTCTCGGACGGACACAATGAGGAACCAAACAGATGCCGCACATGCTGCGGCTAACACGATCCAAAGCATACCCCCTCCCACAGCCGATGCCCAACCTCCAACCGGAAGTAAGTCCTCTCTCAAGGTTCGTTCAAAGGAAAATGTTCCGGCGATGACCGTTGCGATAGCTGCAAGTCCAAATGTGACACCACGTTTGCTGATCTGCGCCATCTCGAGTCGAAGAGCATCAAAGTCTGGTGGTGGAAATAGCTCGCCCATGGCATCATGGCTCTGCTGGATGTCCTGATGTTCCTCCTGAAGCTGGGTTTGAGACTTGTTCTTCCCATCAAGACCGGTTGCTGTTCGTCGAGTCGTACCAAAAGATGGATCGTTGACTCCTACCTCCTTGAGTGCTTCATCGGTGAAATCGTGTATGGTGACAGGGAGGTGAGTAACTGGGTCGGTGACTTCTCGCTCTGCCCTCTCCTTTctgttcttcttcatctcctttctcctcttttttgGATCAGACGATTGTCCTTCAATCTGAGAGGTATCCTTGATACCCTCAAATTCCTCGTCATCCTGATCCTTGTCGGTGTCATCTTGCTTGGCGTCTTCCAACTCTGGGCGTGGCCCAGGGTCTTCTCTCGACTTTTGTTGCGATAGATAGTCATTAGTACCACTTCCCGCTGGAACACCATTGCTCTTGTTCAGTGCCtcttcttgtcgagctgCCCTCTCTTCTCGGTACTTGGATATTGTGGGGATAGGGTTCCTGGCGCTATATGGAGCTGTGTAGCGGCGGTgctcctcggcatcatccTTGCCAGACATTGCGGGGGTGTTGTGCTCTCGTAGTGGTCAAGCTCCGTAGCGACAGGATGATGCAATTGGCAAAGAGATGAGATTCGACACTGCAATGTCTTGGGAGAAGTGAAAGAAAGAAGTCGAGAAAGCCTCAATCTGTTGCTTACGAAAAGGCAGTCGAGCTCCAGCCTCAATCCCCATCATCCATGTGGCATGGCAGGCAGGATTGAGGCGGATGAGGTGGCCCTACGTCATCAGTTGGTGGCATGGCACGTGCCGTGTTTCCATCTTGGCGGTGCCATAGTGCCCAGATAAACAAGCCTTCCTCGCATAAAGCAAAGATTTTGAAGCTTGGCGAGCGAATTCTTGATGTCAACACTTGGCGATAGTTTGAGactgtttttttttcatggCGGTTGAGTTATGAAGCTAACCAATACACGGACCGAACGGGCGTTGGCTGAGTTAGTGGACTAGCTGATCACGAGTCTAagccagcatcatcatccatgCTGTGTGATCCAGCTAGCTCCAGGTACAGTTCAACGGCTATCGATGCATTACTACTCAGATAGAGTGTGATTTTAATTGGTTCTagaaaaaaacaaaaacCAGAATGCAAAAGACTGCCTGACACCACTAACACGTCAGTGCAGGAGGAGAAATCAAGCTTGCTCGACTTGACAAGGGGCGGGGCATCGAGATCGTCTGTGGGAACCCGCTCGGGGAATTGATTAATTCGACAATGATCATCATAGATCTGGTTGGTCGAGTTGCCAGTTTCATCATGAGGATTAAGCAAGTTTCTCTTCTCGATCTGAAGCAAAGATCGATAGACTCAGTTGCTCTTTGCGGAGTGGTAACACAAACTAACAATGCTCGGACTGCCCTTAGCATGTAGCATAATGCTAGGTAGAACTACCATATCGAGAAGACTAACTTGACTTGGAAGGAGTTTGATGGCCAGAGTTGCAGGCTAAAACTACCTAATCGTTGATATCCTCTGGAGGCATCCCCTTCCGGCTCCTGGCCGTCACCTCTCCATCCAACCGGCCCCACTCCTCCGAAGCGGAGTCGGTCCCCGACCAGAGCGGCGGCCGTTTCGAGGCTGAGGGAGTCGAGGGTTTCGTGTGACGGCAAGGGTCCAGTTACAGCCCAATCCGGCCCGTCTATGCGGCTACACTCGAAAAGAGACCAAGGCTATGTTTTCTAAATCCTTCGTCTAACACCTCAGCGCGTATACCACGAGTCATACGATCGCCTCTCCTTTATCACAGCGAGGGTGTCTAGTCACACGCAGTgtgaaagaaaagaaagctGAAAAATCATCACATGATAACATCCAACTGTCCTTAGTGATAGCTTGggttggattggattggatgcCAAACCAGGGGTCAACAGTTGAGACGCTCGGTTCAAtgcgacgacgaggaaaGCGGTCTGGCAGCCCTTGTGGATCAACCAACGGGGACAACCTGCGACGGTGACAAGAGACCATGGCCTAGCAGGTTGGTGAGTCTAATGTGAGGGAGACGAGAGATGTGCAGCATGGATGGACGTTATTGATCGGATGACAGTCATTCGATTCCTCTTGGAATCGCTACACGATGGGTTCCTTGGAATTGATGCACACTCATCTTGGCTGTGATGAGTTGCCGCCATGCTGACAGTCACTCTCTAGTGGCTGGGCTCTAACTACGTTAGATTGCGTTGCTTCTTAGAGATAACGTAGGGCagaacaaccaacaacaaatcGAGTTTCCAGCTCGTCGGGCCAACATGATGACGGCAATCCGGTTCAACTTGCAGATCATGCCCGTCCCTCTCCCAAGGAACCGGTACCGGTAACCTCTTTCCATCCATGACTTCGCCGCGTTGAGTAGAAAAAAACTCGGTACGGGTCACACAGGGACTCGGTTAGCCAGCTTCAGCAGGCCAAGCGTGTAACTAGCGCCGTCACAGTGCATCTTGCCAAGCCCTATGCAGACGGGAGCAGGGGTCGACTAGACCCAGTCGGGGGAGGCTGGCACGGCTGGGCAGGGAGACGGAGGCTCGCCGTTGGCTACGTCTCGGGTCTCTAAGCGCCCGGGGACGAGCCCATGCCCAGGGCAATCACAAGTCCAGGGGGACCCGACGCTCGACTCCAGGGCTCTTCAGTGGCTGGATGCTCCTCAGATCGAGTGTTCCAAATATACTCGGCCAGTCAGAGGGCGCAGAGGACGGATGCCCAGGCCTCTAATAGGCGCCCGCGATGCGATATGCAACCAATTCTTTTGCCATCCCATGGATGAGGGTGGATGGGGCTGCTGCCACCTCGTGGAATCCCATGATGGGTTGGCACCATGGTCATGGACCGATCCTCTCTGTCTGTCAACGATGAGGACAAAAACAGTTTGGTCCCCATTTTCTTCCCTTTTGATCTTTTCTATCCGATTAAttcctcccccctcccccagaGAGGTCTGTCCCTTTGACGCTCTGCTGCGACAGTTCAAAACTCCACCTTGGTCCCCCCCCGCGAAACACCACCCATCGTCAAAGCGCCCTCTCACGCCCGGCGTCTCAAACCCAACTCGACGAAACCCGCTACGATTTGGATCTTTGTACTGGGCCCTTCTCTGACGTTTCAACTCGCCCTCGACAACCGTCTACCAGGGCACTTCTCGGCATTCCCCTTTCCCGTACAGCCTAATACCATCTTGCAAAGGAAAAAACGACGCCGGTGATTGGGAAGTCTGCGCTATCGAGAGAGCCAGAGTCGCACCAGAATCCGGATCGCGCCTCTCCCTTTTCCGACTCGACTCCTTGCTCTGTCGATCTTGGCCCCGAATATCCTCGTCCTTTGCTAGGGTCGCCTTCTCTGGCCTCGTTTATCAACTTGGTTCTTCCCCCGGATTCTCGCTGctctcatctcttcttccGCCGTCTCGCTGTCGTCGACTCCTCGCTCCCCCGAGTCCACAGGATCATTCCCTTCGTCGGCCGCTCAGCCACTACCTTCGCTTCCATTCGCTGCTGGATCAGTCTAaactttcttttttattaattcctttCGATCGTTGGTTTGGTTTCGTTATCCTAAGCTGGTAAAGCAGGGTTGACGTGGATGTAATTGGGATTGTGTCAACCAACTCGGCATCACAAGGCGGTTTATCTGATCAGCCGCTTGGAAGTTTTCTGAAGCATTACTCTGCTTCGCCTCTTGGCACTCTCTGAGTCTTGTCGCCGGTCGACTTGGACTCTTTCAACCTCTCATCCTCACACAATCCGACACACCAACCGCCAAGATGGGCGCACAACTCGGCTATGGCGAATTAATACGGAAGCAGTTCACGCCCACCAAGCTGTTCTTTCACTTCCTCTTCTGGACCTTTCACTGGGGCATCTTTGCCTATGGATGGTGAGTCTATGTTTCTGGAAAACCGCCTTCATCGCTAACCATCACTTCAGGTGGAAGCAGTATGCTGATGCCCGACTTGCGGGTCTCAACACACTCAAGTTCTCAGTCTGGATCTCCCGTGGCGCCGGTCTCGTTCTGAGCGTCGACTGCATGTTGATCCTTCTCCCGGTCTGCAGAACTATTATGCGATGGGTTCGACCCAAGATTCGATTCATCCCTCTCGACGAGAACCTGTGGATGCATCGCCAGCTCGCATactccatcctcctcttcaccacccTCCACACCGGCGCTCACTATGTCAACTTCTACAACGTCGAATTGACCCAGATCCGACCCGTTACCGCCCTTCAGATTCACTATGCCCAGGCTGGTGGCATCACCGGTCATGTCATGCTTCTCTGCATGCTTCTCATGTACACGACCGCCCACGCCCGTATTCGTCAACAATCCTTTGAGACTTTCTGGTACACTCACCATCTTTTTATCCCGTTTTTCCTTGGTCTCTACACTCATACCGTGGGATGCTTCGTGCGAGATACTCCCGAGGCCATCTCTCCTTTTGCTGGCGATGAGTTCTGGGCCCACTGCATCGGTTACCtgggatggcgatgggagCTCTGGACCGGCGGTTTCTACCTGATCGAGCGTCTCTGGCGCGAGGTCCGAGCCCGCCGTGAGACCAAGATCACTCGAGTCGTCCGACACCCCTACGATGTGGTTGAGATTCAGTTCCACAAGCCTTCGTTCAAGTACAAGGCCGGCCAGTGGCTCTTCATCCAGGTTCCTTCTCTCTCCAAGTATCAGTGGCACCCGTTCACCATCACTTCGTGCCCCTTCGACCCCTATGTGTCGATTCACGTCCGTCAGGTTGGAGACTTTACCCGCGAATTGGGTGATGCtcttggtgctggtgctgctcaGGCCAAGCTCTACGATGATGTCGACCCGATGGGCATGTACGAGGTCGCTCTTCAGAACGGCGACCAGATGCCCGCTCTCCGTGTCGATGGACCCTACGGTGCGCCCGCTGAGGACGTCTTTGAGAACGAAATCGCCGTCCTCATCGGTACTGGTATTGGTGTCACCCCCTGGGCGGCTATCCTCAAGAACATCTGGCACCTGCGCAACTCTCCCAACCCTCCCCGCCGTCTCCGCCGAGTCGAGTTCATCTGGGTTTGCAAGGATACTGGCTCTTTCGAGTGGTTCCAGACTCTTCTGTCTTCGCTCGAGGAGCAGTCAACTGAGGCCGCCCGCGTTCCCGGCAGCACAGgcgtcgagttcctcaagaTCCACACCTACCTCACCCAGAAGCTCGATATCGATACAGCCCAGAACATTGTGCTCAACAGTGTTGGCGCCCAGACGGATCCCCTGACGGAGCT harbors:
- a CDS encoding FAD-binding FR-type domain-containing protein, coding for MGAQLGYGELIRKQFTPTKLFFHFLFWTFHWGIFAYGWWKQYADARLAGLNTLKFSVWISRGAGLVLSVDCMLILLPVCRTIMRWVRPKIRFIPLDENLWMHRQLAYSILLFTTLHTGAHYVNFYNVELTQIRPVTALQIHYAQAGGITGHVMLLCMLLMYTTAHARIRQQSFETFWYTHHLFIPFFLGLYTHTVGCFVRDTPEAISPFAGDEFWAHCIGYLGWRWELWTGGFYLIERLWREVRARRETKITRVVRHPYDVVEIQFHKPSFKYKAGQWLFIQVPSLSKYQWHPFTITSCPFDPYVSIHVRQVGDFTRELGDALGAGAAQAKLYDDVDPMGMYEVALQNGDQMPALRVDGPYGAPAEDVFENEIAVLIGTGIGVTPWAAILKNIWHLRNSPNPPRRLRRVEFIWVCKDTGSFEWFQTLLSSLEEQSTEAARVPGSTGVEFLKIHTYLTQKLDIDTAQNIVLNSVGAQTDPLTELQSRTNFGRPDFKRLFATMRNGILDRTYINGLESHMRTTVGVYFCGPSSAARDIKTACKSATVKDVEFRFWKEHF